One part of the Ochrobactrum quorumnocens genome encodes these proteins:
- a CDS encoding 3-hydroxyacyl-CoA dehydrogenase produces MFTVAVVGTGAMGRGIIQWAAEAGAKVIAFDQRKGAATEACNFVSDMFGRAVSKGRMSAEQRHDAMERIQIADELGDLASSDIVVEAILEDLKTKRDLFMTLEQVVSDDTILCTNTSSLSVTSCATGCRVPERVAGLHFFNPVPLMKVVEIIKGELTEQRVIDRLFALVAATSHHPVICADTPGFVVNHAGRGLVTEGLRIVQEGVATFADVDRVMRESAGFPMGPFELFDLTGLDVSSRVLREIYDAFFQDPRYRPSPLVYRRVEAGLLGRKAGRGFYQYDNGRKVEPDEQYCGLESSGTVFVDPTNSSIEMTLSKLLTAGGLIKANSAEEATAVVLAPYGLDATTAALAAGYDPTKVVAIDPLHLETYKDGGRLTLMPTPATGSATEIVNAALLKAGAKVTRISDSPGFIAQRTIATIVNIACEIAQQRVAVPNDIDAGVRLGLGYPKGPLSLGDFIGPARIMHILVRLLEQTGDPRYRPSLWLRRRAALNISLTTPE; encoded by the coding sequence AAGGGTGCTGCAACAGAAGCCTGTAATTTTGTTTCGGACATGTTCGGACGAGCAGTTTCAAAGGGGCGAATGTCTGCCGAACAAAGGCATGACGCCATGGAGCGTATACAGATTGCCGATGAACTCGGTGACCTTGCGTCGTCCGATATCGTGGTTGAAGCAATTCTAGAAGATCTTAAAACCAAACGTGATCTCTTCATGACGCTGGAGCAGGTCGTCTCCGACGACACAATTCTGTGCACGAATACATCATCTTTGTCGGTCACCAGTTGCGCCACGGGTTGTCGAGTCCCCGAACGAGTGGCAGGCCTGCACTTCTTCAATCCGGTACCTTTGATGAAGGTAGTGGAAATCATCAAGGGCGAACTGACAGAACAGAGAGTCATTGATCGACTGTTCGCATTGGTCGCAGCGACCAGTCATCATCCGGTAATCTGCGCGGACACGCCAGGTTTCGTGGTTAATCATGCGGGACGAGGGCTTGTTACTGAAGGCTTACGCATCGTTCAGGAGGGCGTTGCGACATTCGCGGATGTCGACCGCGTGATGAGGGAGTCTGCCGGGTTCCCTATGGGGCCTTTCGAACTCTTCGATCTTACGGGGCTTGATGTCTCCAGTCGTGTGCTGCGGGAAATCTACGACGCCTTTTTCCAGGATCCACGTTATCGTCCCTCCCCCCTCGTTTACCGCCGTGTCGAAGCAGGACTGCTCGGCCGTAAGGCTGGACGGGGCTTTTATCAATATGACAACGGCAGAAAGGTCGAGCCAGATGAGCAGTATTGCGGCTTGGAATCGAGTGGAACTGTATTCGTTGACCCAACAAACTCCTCCATCGAGATGACCCTTTCAAAGCTGCTGACGGCCGGCGGTCTGATCAAGGCGAACTCGGCAGAGGAAGCGACTGCTGTCGTTCTGGCACCCTACGGGCTGGATGCTACAACAGCGGCGTTAGCTGCTGGATATGACCCTACCAAGGTAGTGGCCATCGATCCACTTCACCTGGAAACCTACAAGGACGGCGGACGGCTCACTCTCATGCCGACCCCTGCGACTGGATCGGCAACCGAGATCGTGAATGCGGCACTTCTGAAAGCAGGTGCCAAGGTGACGCGGATTTCGGACTCTCCGGGCTTCATTGCGCAGCGCACGATCGCGACAATTGTAAATATCGCCTGCGAGATTGCCCAGCAACGGGTCGCTGTTCCCAACGATATCGATGCAGGCGTCAGGCTCGGCCTGGGATACCCCAAGGGGCCCTTGAGCTTGGGCGACTTTATTGGTCCTGCACGGATAATGCACATACTCGTTCGCCTGCTGGAGCAGACTGGCGACCCGCGTTATCGGCCAAGCCTTTGGCTTCGTCGTCGGGCCGCATTGAACATTTCCCTGACAACACCCGAGTAG